From the genome of Candidatus Protochlamydia phocaeensis:
AAAGATAAGCTTTAAGAATCGCTTGAAAGGCCAACCGTTGGCGCCAAGGACAATCCATTTGAAGGGCCACCGCAGTGGCTTGTTTTAATTTTTTCTGACCGACCAAAAGATTGGAAATAACCCTGAGAGCATAACTTGCATACTCTTTTGGATTTATACTGGGCTTTTTGCTAATAGAGTCACTCATTTCTAGCGCTTTCGCCACTCTTCCTATCTTCGCAAAATCTATGGCTATATTAGCAAGATCCAGGAGCGTTTGAGGACAGGTTCCGTTTAATCTTCTATCTATAGCTTCTAGCTTGGCATTTATCACACTCAAAGCTAGTACGCGCTCTCCTATTACTACGCTTTCAGGCTCTTTAATCATCGCAAGAGAAGAGCGTAAGTTCTGTTTTAAATCTTCGCCTTCCTGCTTTGTCACATTTTTTAAAATAACAGCCATTCCATCTTCGATCTTTTCGGCCTCTAATTGAATTTGAGGAAAACTGATAGGCTGCGGAAGAAGCGAACGATCTAAAAAACGTTGAAGGTGCATTCTCTCTTCAGTTCTTCCGCTAGCGATATGATTGATAAACCCATTCAAAACCACTTTAATTTCTTGGTTTTTTTGAAACCTTGCCACCTCCAACGTAGAGGCTTTCCACTCCTTATTGACAAGAAGCGTGCGCTCGCTATGAAGAGTCAAAAAAGAAAAAATATACTGCAACAGTTCAGACGGAAGTTGATTGATTCCTTCTAAGTTTTGCCAATTCGGTTGATTTGAGAAGCTCGTATTATCACGCTCATTTTGATTGGAAGCAAAAAGCTGAGAAATATTCATAGTAAACGCCTATTAATTAAAATAATATTAATTAAAAATTTATCACAATTTAATTTAAAATAAAATAAATAACATCAATGCATATAGAAAATTTTATTTACAACAAATTATAAAATATTTTTCAATTAAATAAATGTAAAACGCAAACAGCTTATAATTAATAAAAAAACAGGAACGGAAAAATTATTCCGGTTTTTTCGTTTTACACCCATATTCTTATCATTTAAAACAAACAATAATTATAAAAAAATTATAACAACTAATTAAAAATGGTATAATAAAAAATGAGCAAATATTTTAAATAGGGGTGTGGAATTATGATGTCAGATATTAATAATTCAAATTATCCCATTAATAATCCTGACTCTTTAAATACCTTTTTAAAGGATGCTTTTAAGGATTATGCGGAAAATAGCGAGCATAGCAAATATGTAAAAATTCGCGAGCGTATTAAAAGTGCCTATGAAACAGATAGCAATTTTAAGAACGATATTCTGGATTTTTTAAAACATTGCCATCAAATCAAAGATGTAGATACCTTTAATACTACTATACGATTCTTAATGATGAATAAGATTATCGATCGGAATAAAGCGCAAGACTACTTCTTAAATACAGGAGAATTAGAAAAGTTAACTCCCCTTGCAGTGGATACGATTCTTCAAAATATTCAATCTCAAAAGCGATTTTTTGATCGCATCGATTATGGAGCATGTAAAGATTTAGAAGAGGGAGTGGAAAGAGTCATCAAATTCATTGGAGATCAATCGCTTGACCGTGCCTGCTTTGGAATTAGACATTTTTACAGGGATAGCAGTCGCATCCAATCCGTTCACTTTACTCCCCTGCTTATTTACAAGAATAAAGAGCCCGACAAGCCGCATTATCAATTTGTTATTACAGACAGTACAGGTCATCAGGATACTTCTGTTTCAAGTTTTAGTGATGTAATTATATATAAGGTCATTGAAGCCGCACGAAAAGAGTTAGACATTCCTCCCGAACAAATTTCTATTTATGTGTCTAAACTAGACAGGCAAACCGATGAAAACAATTGTGCAATTTTCGCCATGCGCGACATGGTCCAATTTGCCAAACAGGGTGATGAAATCCTTCAATTTATAGAGGGTGAGATAGAAAAAAATAGAGAACAGGGAATCAAGTCTGAACAATTAAGCGTGCTAAAAGAGGAAAGAATTATTAATTATGAACTTTTTGATCATTTACCTCCCTCTATGATGAAAGTGACCCAATCACTGAGAAAAATTAGGGAGTATGATAATGAAATATTTTTTGAAGACACTCTCACAGAAAATCTAGAAGAAGATTTAGATGTTGAGGAAGATTTAGAGGGTGAGTGGAAAAATGAGGCGTTAGATACGGAAAAACAATTCCATGAAACTTCAATAGAAAAAGAGCAAATGGAAGAAGAGGAGACGCTTGTTTCAGCGAATCACACAGAAGAAATTGATGACGATCTGAAAGAGCCCGATTCAAGCGAGGACTTGGAAGATCCTTCTGTTGAAGGCCAATTAAGAGCCAAAGGCAAAATTGGCCTTAATATTGATAATTATGAAATTAATCAAAAGATCGAGCTGCTTCTCCATAAATACCAAATCTTTTTTATAGACAAAGGAAAGCTAATTCCTTAGCTTCCGGTCTTTCACTTTGACTAATAACCAGCGTGTGGAGTTTATCTGATTACCAAGCAATTAGATAAACTCCACACGCTGGTTAATAAATTTTAAAATCCTAAAAGCACCAACAAAACGAGGGAAGATTTAAAATCGCCTAGGGCGCCCTTAAATTGCTAGCGGCCTACATTCAAGCTTCTTGCCATGTCTAGTCCGAACAGACAGAAGCGCGGCCGGCTAAGATAGATCAAGGAAAAATTGTGAATTAAAAAAATGTTCACTAAAAGGCTAGCTTTCTTTACTTTTGATCGAGGTGTCTAAAAACCTCTATCCATAAGGAGTAAAGAATGATTTCCTCATCAACCATCCCTCCCGTTTATTTGCCCTTAACGTCCCCTCCCCAAGCAAGGCAAAACCAGCCCGCTTCTGAGCAAGCAGCTGATCACCCCCCCTCTGCTTTAAGCCAAGGTTTGGCCGGACAACAGTCAGAGAGCTTGGAACAATTAAGAGCCGAGATCACGAGCAAGCAGATCAGATTAGCAAACGATGCACTAGAAGAATGTATGCCTGCGGCTGCCGAAGAGATCGAAGCGGTACGCACAGGCCTCTTAACGTTTTCTCTGGATTTATTCAAAGAGTTAACGTGTAAAATGGAGGGAAGCATTTGCCTATCGCCAATTAGCATTGCCCCTATTTTGGGAATGATTGTCAAGGGCTTGCCTTATGGAAAAGCAAAGCAAAAGATGATGTCTGCTTTGGGATGCGAAGAAATGCAAGAGAGCCGCTTCCATGCAGCCTTGAATGCAGCCATTAACATACCGTGCCTCAAAAATCAAAGTCGCATAGCTGAGTTAAAAATGGCTAATGGGCTTGCTTTGGGAGGCGAGGCCAATGAATATTTTGTCAAAACGATCAAAGACATTTATCAAGGGGAAGTTTTCTCTATACGCCAAACGACCGAGCCAGAAGCATGCATTAACCAATGGATTTCGGATAAGACAAATGGGAAAATCCCTCATCTCCTTTCTCCCAATAGCCTGTCTAAGAACGCGATCGCGATGCTCAATGCCATTTCTTTTACTGCCCTGTGGCACCACTCTTTTGAGAAAAGTAGGTCATATGAATA
Proteins encoded in this window:
- a CDS encoding F-box protein, whose amino-acid sequence is MNISQLFASNQNERDNTSFSNQPNWQNLEGINQLPSELLQYIFSFLTLHSERTLLVNKEWKASTLEVARFQKNQEIKVVLNGFINHIASGRTEERMHLQRFLDRSLLPQPISFPQIQLEAEKIEDGMAVILKNVTKQEGEDLKQNLRSSLAMIKEPESVVIGERVLALSVINAKLEAIDRRLNGTCPQTLLDLANIAIDFAKIGRVAKALEMSDSISKKPSINPKEYASYALRVISNLLVGQKKLKQATAVALQMDCPWRQRLAFQAILKAYLSLNLVDRAIEVCNFMSGPLGKSAELLGIVNELVAKGRVEEAIKIAPNILNPIHKSFAYGSILRKLIEVGREEEAEKLAQHMPESDWQKSQAQAVIKGVINR